Proteins from a genomic interval of Actinoalloteichus hymeniacidonis:
- a CDS encoding family 78 glycoside hydrolase catalytic domain: protein MRQRPAVIGTALFSAVGLAVGLGAPVGTAIGEIRNRAPLAPSVLSVNDQAAPLNIEGTPAFGWQPQDPDHHEFQSAYQIKVERAADGTPVWNSGRVRSAEQSYIDYAGPDLLPGREYHWTVRTWDSGGRSSPWAEPARFETGLTDEDWAGAEWIRRDAAEADEYTLARTEVTVADSPIVRARAYTAASHTYELFLNGQRADRGPSFGYPGEGYYQAADVTDLVEPGSPLAIGVRYHWYGDGQGRPAGEPGLLHKLLIEHEDGSTQIVDTDDSWRVTRDTRFVAESPLRNGEGDRVDEQDARGIIPGWNDADFDDTDWAAATSLGAHPAEPFTSVTGQETRVTETEIDAVELHTAADGTVVADFGVVVPARPIVRFDEGVDGRTLQLRAGYELTEDGRVDTSRLSTQNTLMTFPYTQVDGPQEYEAFTHLAFRYLEIPDAAEDIALDDVAAVLLHTEIPADAEATFTSSDDTLTEVWELMQRSALYSVQEQFVDTPTREKGQFLLDSANISYATMQGFGERDATQQAIREFLASQQRHWADGADSGRYNAVYPNGDGKRDIPDFTQMFVNWVWRYYQVTGDRSLLAEAYPAIRQTAEYVLRHIPGDGPTAGLVTELAGGSGDYEFGIIDWPAPGRFDYDMATAARTTINAQGVEVLRRTAQMAEELGRPAEEGEHYRAAQAALTEAMNEQLRAEDGAYVDGLYADGTQSDGRSQHATSYAIAFGIAPEADHPALAEHLASMGMRQGPMTAHWLLQALSDAERPDLVHDLLTDPTKLGWANILDQGATFTWEAWTREEGSNHSQSHGWGAQAAVDITETMLGIRPGDPGAATVRLVPPAAGPPDAEGTVHTQRGPVSLDWVRTDRGVRATAQLPVNVTGRVELPRVEGMTYRSTGRSRARYIETTEDRVIFEVGSGESRFVPVTGDGPR from the coding sequence ATGCGCCAGCGACCTGCCGTGATCGGGACAGCGTTATTCTCCGCCGTCGGCCTCGCCGTCGGTCTCGGGGCGCCAGTGGGAACGGCGATCGGTGAGATCCGCAACCGAGCCCCGCTGGCGCCATCGGTGCTCAGTGTCAACGACCAGGCCGCCCCACTCAACATCGAGGGCACCCCGGCATTCGGTTGGCAACCGCAGGATCCGGACCACCACGAATTCCAAAGCGCCTACCAGATCAAGGTCGAGCGGGCCGCCGACGGCACCCCGGTCTGGAACAGCGGCCGGGTGCGCTCCGCCGAGCAGTCCTACATCGACTACGCGGGCCCTGATTTGTTGCCGGGCCGCGAATATCACTGGACGGTGCGGACCTGGGACAGCGGCGGTCGATCCTCGCCGTGGGCCGAACCCGCCCGCTTCGAGACCGGCCTCACCGACGAGGACTGGGCAGGAGCGGAATGGATCCGCCGCGATGCCGCCGAGGCGGACGAGTACACGTTGGCGCGCACCGAGGTGACGGTCGCCGACAGCCCCATCGTCCGAGCCAGGGCCTACACCGCCGCCTCCCACACCTACGAGCTCTTCCTCAACGGGCAGCGTGCCGACCGGGGGCCCTCCTTCGGCTACCCCGGCGAGGGCTACTACCAGGCCGCCGACGTCACCGACCTCGTCGAGCCCGGCAGCCCACTCGCCATCGGCGTGCGCTACCACTGGTACGGCGACGGGCAGGGCCGACCGGCGGGCGAACCGGGCCTGTTGCACAAACTGTTGATCGAACACGAGGACGGCAGCACCCAGATCGTCGACACCGACGACAGCTGGCGGGTCACCCGCGACACCCGGTTCGTCGCCGAATCACCACTGCGCAACGGGGAAGGCGACCGGGTCGACGAACAGGACGCCCGAGGCATCATCCCCGGTTGGAACGACGCCGACTTCGACGACACCGACTGGGCGGCCGCGACCAGCCTCGGAGCACACCCCGCCGAACCCTTCACCAGCGTGACCGGCCAGGAGACCCGGGTCACCGAGACGGAGATCGACGCGGTCGAACTGCACACGGCCGCCGACGGCACCGTCGTCGCCGACTTCGGCGTGGTCGTGCCCGCCCGGCCGATCGTCCGCTTCGACGAGGGCGTCGACGGCCGGACCCTGCAACTGCGCGCGGGCTACGAACTCACCGAGGACGGCCGGGTCGACACGTCCCGACTGTCCACCCAGAACACCCTGATGACCTTTCCCTACACCCAGGTCGACGGGCCCCAGGAGTACGAGGCCTTCACCCACCTGGCCTTCCGCTACCTGGAGATCCCCGACGCGGCCGAGGACATCGCCCTCGACGATGTCGCCGCCGTCCTACTGCACACCGAGATCCCCGCCGACGCCGAGGCGACCTTCACCAGTTCCGACGACACCCTCACCGAGGTGTGGGAGCTGATGCAGCGTTCCGCGCTGTACTCCGTGCAGGAACAGTTCGTCGACACCCCGACCAGGGAGAAGGGCCAGTTCCTGCTGGATTCGGCCAACATCTCCTATGCCACCATGCAGGGTTTCGGCGAACGGGACGCCACCCAACAGGCCATCCGCGAGTTCCTCGCCTCCCAACAACGTCATTGGGCCGACGGCGCGGACAGCGGGCGGTACAACGCCGTCTACCCCAACGGCGACGGCAAACGCGACATCCCCGACTTCACCCAGATGTTCGTCAACTGGGTGTGGCGGTACTACCAGGTCACCGGCGACCGGTCCCTGCTCGCCGAGGCGTACCCGGCGATCCGGCAGACCGCCGAGTACGTGCTCCGACACATCCCCGGCGACGGCCCGACGGCGGGCCTGGTCACCGAACTCGCGGGCGGCAGCGGCGACTACGAGTTCGGGATCATCGACTGGCCCGCACCCGGTCGCTTCGACTACGACATGGCCACCGCCGCCCGCACCACCATCAACGCCCAAGGCGTGGAGGTGCTGCGACGCACGGCCCAGATGGCCGAGGAACTGGGCCGTCCCGCCGAGGAGGGCGAGCACTATCGAGCAGCCCAGGCGGCGCTGACCGAGGCCATGAACGAGCAGTTGCGTGCCGAGGACGGCGCTTACGTCGACGGCCTGTACGCGGACGGCACCCAGAGCGACGGACGCAGTCAGCACGCCACCTCATATGCCATCGCCTTCGGGATCGCACCGGAGGCCGATCACCCGGCGCTCGCCGAACACCTGGCCTCGATGGGGATGCGGCAGGGTCCGATGACCGCCCACTGGTTGCTGCAGGCACTCTCGGACGCCGAGCGACCCGACCTGGTACACGACCTGCTCACCGACCCGACGAAACTCGGCTGGGCGAACATCCTCGATCAGGGCGCGACCTTCACCTGGGAGGCGTGGACCCGGGAAGAGGGCTCGAACCACAGCCAGTCCCACGGCTGGGGTGCGCAGGCCGCTGTCGACATCACCGAGACGATGCTGGGCATCCGACCGGGCGATCCCGGCGCCGCGACGGTGCGGCTCGTCCCGCCCGCCGCCGGACCGCCGGACGCCGAGGGCACCGTGCACACCCAACGCGGACCGGTGTCGTTGGACTGGGTGCGCACCGATCGCGGCGTCCGGGCGACCGCGCAGCTGCCCGTCAACGTCACCGGCCGGGTCGAACTACCCAGGGTCGAGGGGATGACCTACCGCTCCACGGGTCGGTCGCGGGCTCGCTATATCGAGACGACCGAGGACCGGGTGATCTTCGAGGTCGGCTCCGGCGAGTCCCGGTTCGTGCCGGTGACCGGCGACGGACCGCGCTGA
- a CDS encoding ATP-binding protein translates to MFSRVAIVNRGEAAMRLIHAVRDLAAETATRIETVALHTDVDRTATFVREADLAYDLGAAAARPYLDLKALERALVETGADAAWVGWGFVAEDPAFAELCEEIGVTFIGPSATAMRKLGDKIGAKLIAEEVGVPVAPWSRGAVETVDAAVTAAAEIGYPLMLKATAGGGGRGIRVVANDADLVDAYERTSQEAARAFGSGVVFLERQVTGARHVEVQVIADGDTAWALGVRDCSVQRRNQKVIEESASPVLSAEQTAELKASAERLAVAVGYCGAATVEFLYHPGEKLFAFLEVNTRLQVEHPITESTTGFDLVKAQLHVASGGKLDGTPPVERGHAIEARLNAEDPDRDFAPSPGRIARLDLPVGPGIRVDTGVSEGDTIPADFDSMIAKVIAYGRDREEALSRLRRAMTQTKVIIEGGATNKSFVLDLLDQPEVIDATADTGWIDRVRAEGRLVTHRHSAVALATAAIEAYEVEEDVEQQRLLSTAFGGRPQVQHESGRPLDLKLRGVGYRVRVARVGADRFRVGVESGGSVRTADVVLDRFDRHTGQIVVNGIRYRLLTGTHGPIHLIEVDGVTHRVTRDEGGVVRSPMPALVVARPVEVGAEVEAGAPVLVLESMKMETVLRAPFRARLKECVVSVGGQVETGAPLLRLEPLGDTESADTATDEAVELDLPAEPAQIPTWERLTRGQENLRSLLLGFDVDPHDERRVIDDYLAARREAIAEGHRPLSGELDLMDVFADLAELSRNRPSSDDGVDSHVHSAREYFHTYLQSLDVERARLPERFQDKLAKALGHYGVTELDRSPELEAAVFRIFLAQQRATVDATVVTDLLRAWLQEPPPDETLREPVGLALERLVAATQVRFPAVSDLARGVVFAWVGQPLLRRNRARVYADVRRHLRHLDENPQAADRAERIAEMVRSTEPLVRLLGQRLGRGASDNTVMLEVLTRRYYGNKGLTGIHTHEVAGCTFVVAERAGSRVVNAAVGFDELGSALRGLAELAGGTDIDADIYLAWENQPEDSAAMAAELAEVVGAQPLPEQVRRLTTTVAGRSGAVMHQHFTFRASETGMVEDRLIRGLHPYIAQRMQLERLNRFDLTRVPSSDEEVYLFRCVAKENAADDRLVALAQVRDLTELREYDGRLVSLPTAEDTVAACLDAIRRAQSLRPSKKRFNTNRIVVYVWPPSNITRAELETIAGRVLPTTLGAGLEEILFIARQRDRATGELVKSAVRITFDATGHAELTVGEPSDEPIEPVDDYRQKVLRAASRNTVYPYELTGLLGEFVEHDLDENHVLVPVDRPKGRNTAALVAGMVTTKTARHPEGVTRVVLLGDPTKSLGALSEAECRRVIAALDLAERTGVPLEWYALSSGARISMESGTENMDWVAAALKRIVEFTQDGGEINIVVAGITVGAQPYWNAEATMLMHTKGILVMAPESAMVLTGKQSLDFSGGVSAEDNFGIGGYDRVMGPNGQAQYWAPDLAAARDVLMAHYDHTYVVPGEQTPRRARTTDPVDRDVSDFPHAVVGSDFTTVGEIFSAESNPDRKKPFDIRTVMRALSDQDHPVLERWAGMADAETAAVQDVHLGGMPVCLLGIESRSIPRRGFPPTDGPDTYTAGTLFPQSSKKAARAINSASGNRPLVVLANLSGFDGSPESMRKLQLEYGAEIGRAIVNFQGPIVFCVISRYHGGAFVVFSKALNPNMTVLALEGSFASVLGGAPAAAVVFAGDVNARAAGDERVRELEARVSASTGADRAALAAELEELRASVRAEKLGEVATEFDRVHNIQRAVEVGSVDAVISAAELRPRIIEAIESRLS, encoded by the coding sequence GTGTTCAGTCGTGTTGCCATCGTCAACCGTGGTGAGGCCGCGATGCGGCTCATCCATGCCGTCCGCGACCTGGCCGCAGAGACCGCGACGCGGATCGAGACCGTCGCCCTGCACACCGACGTCGACCGCACCGCCACGTTCGTCCGCGAGGCCGACCTCGCCTACGACCTCGGAGCTGCCGCCGCGCGGCCGTACCTCGACCTGAAGGCGCTCGAACGCGCGCTGGTCGAGACCGGCGCCGACGCCGCGTGGGTCGGTTGGGGCTTCGTCGCGGAGGATCCGGCGTTCGCGGAGCTGTGCGAGGAGATCGGTGTCACCTTCATCGGGCCGAGCGCGACGGCCATGCGCAAGCTCGGTGACAAGATCGGTGCGAAGCTGATCGCCGAAGAGGTGGGGGTGCCGGTCGCGCCGTGGAGCCGGGGCGCGGTCGAGACCGTCGACGCCGCGGTCACCGCAGCCGCCGAGATCGGTTATCCGCTGATGCTCAAGGCGACCGCCGGCGGCGGTGGACGCGGTATCCGCGTCGTCGCCAACGATGCCGACCTCGTCGACGCCTACGAACGCACCAGCCAGGAGGCCGCCAGGGCCTTCGGCAGCGGCGTGGTCTTCCTGGAACGTCAGGTCACCGGCGCCCGGCATGTCGAGGTGCAGGTGATCGCCGATGGCGACACCGCATGGGCGCTGGGAGTGCGGGACTGCTCGGTGCAGCGGCGCAACCAGAAGGTCATCGAGGAGTCGGCGTCGCCGGTGCTCAGCGCCGAGCAGACCGCCGAGCTCAAGGCCTCCGCCGAGCGGTTGGCCGTGGCGGTCGGGTACTGCGGCGCGGCAACCGTGGAGTTCCTCTACCACCCCGGCGAGAAGCTGTTCGCGTTCCTCGAGGTCAACACCCGCCTGCAGGTGGAGCACCCGATCACCGAGTCCACCACCGGTTTCGACCTGGTCAAGGCGCAGCTGCATGTGGCATCGGGCGGCAAGCTCGACGGCACGCCGCCCGTCGAACGTGGGCACGCCATCGAGGCCCGGCTCAACGCCGAGGACCCGGACCGCGACTTCGCCCCCTCCCCCGGCCGTATCGCGCGGCTGGATCTGCCCGTCGGACCGGGGATCCGGGTGGACACCGGTGTCAGCGAGGGCGACACCATTCCCGCGGACTTCGACTCGATGATCGCCAAGGTCATCGCCTACGGCCGCGACCGCGAGGAAGCGCTCAGCAGACTGCGTCGCGCGATGACCCAGACCAAGGTGATCATCGAGGGCGGTGCGACGAACAAGAGCTTCGTGCTCGATCTGCTCGACCAGCCCGAGGTGATCGACGCGACCGCCGACACCGGCTGGATCGACCGGGTCCGCGCCGAGGGCAGGTTGGTCACCCATCGGCACTCCGCCGTCGCCCTGGCCACCGCGGCCATCGAGGCCTATGAGGTGGAGGAGGACGTCGAGCAACAGCGTCTGCTGTCCACCGCGTTCGGCGGCCGCCCGCAGGTGCAGCACGAGAGCGGCCGACCGCTGGATCTGAAGCTGCGCGGCGTCGGGTACCGGGTGCGGGTGGCACGGGTGGGGGCGGATCGGTTCCGCGTCGGCGTCGAGTCGGGCGGCTCGGTCCGCACCGCCGATGTCGTGCTCGACCGTTTCGATCGGCATACCGGGCAGATCGTGGTCAACGGCATCCGATACCGCCTGCTCACCGGAACACACGGCCCGATCCACCTGATCGAGGTGGACGGCGTGACGCACCGCGTCACTCGGGACGAGGGCGGCGTCGTCCGCTCGCCGATGCCCGCATTGGTCGTCGCCCGTCCGGTGGAGGTCGGCGCCGAGGTCGAGGCGGGCGCTCCGGTGCTGGTCCTGGAGAGCATGAAGATGGAGACGGTGCTGCGGGCGCCGTTCCGGGCTCGCTTGAAGGAATGCGTCGTCTCGGTGGGCGGCCAGGTGGAGACGGGTGCGCCGTTGCTGCGGCTGGAGCCGTTGGGCGACACCGAGTCCGCCGACACCGCCACCGACGAGGCCGTCGAGCTGGATCTACCCGCCGAGCCCGCGCAGATCCCGACCTGGGAACGCCTGACCCGGGGCCAGGAGAACCTACGCAGTCTGCTGTTGGGCTTCGATGTCGATCCACACGACGAGCGTCGGGTGATCGACGACTATCTCGCCGCGCGCCGGGAGGCCATCGCGGAGGGCCACCGGCCGCTGTCCGGGGAACTGGACCTGATGGACGTCTTCGCGGATCTCGCCGAGCTGAGCCGGAATCGGCCCTCGAGCGACGATGGCGTCGACAGCCACGTCCACAGTGCCCGCGAGTACTTCCACACCTACCTGCAGAGCCTGGACGTCGAGCGGGCCCGGCTGCCGGAGAGGTTCCAGGACAAGCTCGCCAAGGCGCTGGGGCATTACGGCGTCACCGAGCTGGACCGCTCCCCCGAGCTCGAAGCCGCGGTGTTCCGGATCTTCCTGGCCCAGCAGCGGGCCACGGTGGATGCCACGGTCGTCACCGACCTGTTGCGGGCCTGGTTGCAGGAGCCGCCGCCGGACGAGACGCTGCGGGAACCGGTCGGGCTGGCCTTGGAACGGCTGGTGGCCGCGACGCAGGTCCGGTTCCCGGCGGTCTCCGACCTCGCCCGGGGCGTGGTGTTCGCCTGGGTCGGCCAGCCGTTGCTGCGGCGCAACCGGGCCCGGGTCTACGCCGACGTCCGCAGGCACCTGCGGCACCTGGACGAGAACCCGCAGGCCGCCGACCGTGCCGAGCGCATCGCCGAGATGGTCCGCAGCACCGAGCCGCTGGTCCGGCTGCTCGGTCAGCGGCTGGGGCGCGGCGCCTCGGACAACACGGTCATGTTGGAGGTGTTGACCCGGCGGTACTACGGCAACAAGGGCCTCACCGGCATCCACACCCACGAGGTCGCGGGCTGCACCTTCGTGGTCGCCGAGCGCGCGGGTTCGCGGGTGGTCAACGCTGCGGTGGGCTTCGACGAGTTGGGCAGCGCGCTGCGGGGGCTTGCCGAGCTGGCGGGCGGCACCGACATCGATGCCGACATCTACCTCGCGTGGGAGAACCAGCCCGAGGACTCCGCGGCGATGGCGGCCGAGCTGGCCGAGGTCGTCGGGGCGCAACCGCTGCCCGAGCAGGTCCGCAGGCTCACCACCACCGTGGCGGGTCGCAGTGGCGCGGTGATGCACCAGCACTTCACCTTCCGCGCCTCGGAGACCGGCATGGTCGAGGACCGGTTGATCCGGGGACTGCATCCCTACATCGCGCAGCGGATGCAGTTGGAGCGCTTGAACAGGTTCGACCTCACTCGCGTGCCGTCCTCGGACGAGGAGGTCTACCTCTTCCGTTGCGTGGCCAAGGAGAACGCCGCCGACGATCGGCTAGTGGCCCTCGCGCAGGTGCGCGACCTGACCGAGCTGCGGGAGTACGACGGTCGGTTGGTCTCGCTGCCGACGGCGGAGGACACCGTCGCCGCCTGCCTGGACGCGATCCGTCGTGCGCAGTCGCTGCGGCCGTCGAAGAAGCGCTTCAACACCAACCGGATCGTGGTCTACGTCTGGCCGCCGAGCAACATCACCCGCGCGGAGCTGGAGACGATCGCGGGCCGCGTGCTGCCGACGACCCTGGGCGCGGGGTTGGAGGAGATCCTGTTCATCGCCCGCCAGCGTGATCGAGCGACCGGCGAGCTGGTCAAGAGCGCGGTGCGCATCACCTTCGACGCCACCGGCCACGCGGAGCTCACCGTGGGCGAGCCCTCGGACGAACCGATCGAGCCGGTCGACGACTACCGGCAGAAGGTGCTGCGGGCGGCCAGCCGCAACACGGTGTACCCGTACGAGCTGACCGGTCTGCTCGGCGAGTTCGTCGAGCACGACCTCGATGAGAACCACGTGCTGGTGCCGGTCGACCGGCCCAAGGGTCGCAACACCGCGGCCCTGGTCGCGGGCATGGTCACCACCAAGACCGCGCGGCATCCGGAGGGCGTCACCCGGGTCGTGCTGCTGGGCGACCCGACCAAGTCGCTCGGGGCGCTGTCCGAGGCCGAGTGCCGTCGGGTGATCGCCGCCCTGGATCTGGCCGAGCGGACCGGGGTGCCGCTGGAGTGGTACGCGTTGTCCTCGGGTGCGCGGATCTCCATGGAGTCCGGCACCGAGAACATGGACTGGGTGGCCGCCGCACTCAAGCGGATCGTCGAGTTCACCCAGGACGGCGGCGAGATCAACATCGTGGTCGCGGGCATCACCGTCGGTGCGCAGCCGTACTGGAACGCCGAGGCGACGATGCTCATGCACACCAAGGGCATCCTGGTGATGGCGCCGGAGTCGGCGATGGTGCTCACCGGCAAGCAGTCGCTCGACTTCTCCGGTGGGGTCTCGGCCGAGGACAACTTCGGTATCGGCGGTTACGACCGGGTGATGGGCCCGAACGGGCAGGCGCAGTACTGGGCGCCGGATCTGGCCGCGGCGCGGGACGTGCTGATGGCGCACTACGACCACACCTACGTCGTCCCCGGCGAGCAGACGCCCCGCCGGGCGCGGACGACCGACCCGGTGGATCGCGACGTCTCCGACTTCCCGCATGCCGTGGTGGGCAGCGACTTCACCACGGTCGGCGAGATCTTCTCGGCCGAGTCCAACCCGGACCGCAAGAAGCCCTTCGACATCCGCACCGTGATGCGGGCCCTGTCGGACCAGGATCACCCGGTGTTGGAGCGCTGGGCGGGCATGGCCGACGCGGAGACGGCTGCGGTGCAGGACGTGCATCTCGGCGGGATGCCGGTGTGTCTGCTGGGTATCGAGTCGCGGTCGATTCCGCGCCGAGGCTTCCCTCCCACCGACGGGCCGGACACCTACACCGCGGGCACCCTGTTCCCACAGTCGTCGAAGAAGGCGGCACGGGCGATCAACTCGGCGAGTGGCAACCGGCCGCTGGTGGTGTTGGCGAACCTGTCCGGTTTCGACGGCTCGCCGGAGTCGATGCGCAAACTGCAGCTAGAGTACGGCGCCGAGATCGGTCGGGCGATCGTGAACTTCCAGGGGCCCATCGTGTTCTGCGTGATCTCGCGGTATCACGGCGGCGCGTTCGTGGTGTTCTCCAAGGCGCTCAACCCGAACATGACCGTGCTCGCGCTGGAGGGTTCCTTCGCCTCCGTGCTCGGCGGCGCCCCGGCGGCGGCGGTGGTGTTCGCGGGCGATGTCAATGCCCGGGCCGCAGGCGACGAGCGGGTTCGCGAGCTGGAGGCGCGGGTGTCGGCGAGCACCGGCGCCGATCGGGCCGCGCTCGCCGCCGAGCTGGAGGAGCTGCGGGCCTCGGTACGCGCGGAGAAACTCGGCGAGGTGGCCACGGAGTTCGACCGGGTGCACAACATCCAGCGTGCGGTCGAGGTCGGTTCGGTCGACGCCGTCATCAGCGCGGCCGAGCTGCGTCCCCGCATCATCGAGGCCATCGAGTCGCGATTGAGCTAG
- a CDS encoding nitroreductase family deazaflavin-dependent oxidoreductase → MNTQVIGEFRANEGRAGGMFEGTPLILVHHVGARSGVARIAPLAYLEEDGRLFVFASKGGAPYHPDWYHNLVANPETSVEVGTEKFKVTAKVLTGTERDEVYARMSAVQPQFADYQAKTERTIPVVELVRAA, encoded by the coding sequence ATGAACACCCAGGTCATCGGCGAGTTCCGCGCCAATGAGGGACGCGCAGGCGGCATGTTCGAAGGCACGCCGCTGATCCTCGTCCACCATGTGGGAGCACGTTCCGGCGTCGCACGGATCGCACCGCTGGCCTACCTGGAGGAGGACGGCAGGCTCTTCGTCTTCGCCAGCAAGGGCGGCGCCCCCTATCACCCCGACTGGTACCACAACCTGGTCGCCAACCCGGAGACCAGCGTCGAGGTCGGGACCGAGAAGTTCAAGGTGACCGCAAAGGTGCTCACCGGTACCGAGCGTGACGAGGTCTACGCGCGCATGAGCGCGGTGCAGCCGCAGTTCGCCGACTACCAGGCCAAGACCGAGCGCACGATTCCCGTCGTGGAGCTGGTGCGGGCCGCCTGA
- a CDS encoding helix-turn-helix transcriptional regulator, which produces MSRMPRSAFAAAFKKQVGTAPLQYLIEWRMSLARDALRRGTRSITELAAATGYESDSAFSNAFRRVVGSSPRRFRDTAHRTAACG; this is translated from the coding sequence ATCAGCCGCATGCCCCGCTCCGCGTTCGCCGCCGCATTCAAGAAGCAGGTCGGGACCGCGCCGCTGCAGTATCTGATCGAATGGCGGATGAGCCTGGCCCGTGATGCCCTGCGCCGGGGAACCCGGTCGATCACCGAGCTCGCGGCCGCGACCGGCTACGAATCCGACAGTGCGTTCAGCAACGCCTTCCGGCGGGTGGTCGGCTCCTCGCCCCGACGATTCCGCGACACCGCCCACCGCACCGCAGCCTGCGGGTAG
- a CDS encoding MFS transporter, with protein sequence MRRHAGIYLGSYGFSLLGKGIAGVIMPLLVLERTGDVLAAGLLATVTTAVSAVVGIFGGLLVDRVDRRRISIAGDLFSALSLTALPIVDAVWGLNLTWFLTLAVIGALFRVPGMTAHETLLPAMVRLGSGRKGALDRLVAIRETMSNVLLLAGPGVGGLFIGLFGLNPTLLLATAGTSLLAAAMTTVIDPRAGVIVRPAANTAEPAPARGAIRGAVHDLLAGWRFLGRSGIVLGTTLISSALVAAISSLQTTLMPAYFTSENLPALAGLTLSALAAGSIVGSLIFTTARGRVSRRTWFVIGMLGTLVGFAALGTMFSPWVVFGAAAFIGLTNAPVSAVLGILTIEATPDELRGRILGAQNALVLGAPALVTAPIAAIAAGVGLPAAGIVLAAITGITALIALVIPVFRSLDDVRAEDEPAVVDADPMEVAQAALNPPMVPSSVPEEPAAQEPSAEEQPGSSATEPAGAVR encoded by the coding sequence ATGCGTCGTCATGCCGGGATTTATCTGGGCTCATACGGATTCTCGTTGCTGGGAAAGGGCATCGCCGGCGTCATCATGCCGCTGCTGGTGTTGGAACGCACCGGCGATGTGCTGGCGGCAGGCCTGCTGGCCACGGTGACCACGGCGGTGTCGGCCGTGGTGGGGATCTTCGGCGGACTACTCGTGGACCGAGTCGACCGCCGCAGGATCTCGATCGCCGGTGACCTGTTCTCCGCGCTGTCGCTGACCGCACTGCCGATCGTGGACGCGGTCTGGGGCCTGAATCTGACGTGGTTCCTCACCCTGGCCGTCATCGGGGCGCTGTTCCGGGTGCCCGGGATGACCGCGCACGAGACGCTGCTGCCCGCCATGGTCCGACTCGGCTCGGGTCGCAAGGGCGCCCTGGACCGGTTGGTCGCCATCCGCGAGACGATGAGCAACGTCCTGTTGCTGGCCGGGCCCGGCGTGGGCGGGCTCTTCATCGGGCTCTTCGGCCTGAACCCGACGCTACTGCTGGCCACCGCCGGGACGAGCCTGCTCGCCGCCGCCATGACGACGGTGATCGACCCGAGGGCGGGCGTCATCGTCCGCCCCGCAGCCAACACCGCCGAACCGGCCCCCGCCCGGGGTGCGATTCGCGGCGCGGTGCACGATCTCCTCGCCGGGTGGCGGTTCCTCGGTCGAAGCGGGATCGTGCTCGGCACCACGCTGATCAGCTCCGCACTCGTCGCCGCGATCAGTTCGCTGCAGACCACGTTGATGCCCGCCTACTTCACCTCGGAGAACCTGCCCGCGCTGGCGGGTCTGACGCTGAGTGCGCTGGCGGCGGGCAGCATCGTCGGTTCGTTGATCTTCACCACCGCACGCGGCCGCGTCAGCCGCCGCACCTGGTTCGTGATCGGCATGCTGGGCACCCTGGTCGGGTTCGCCGCGCTCGGCACCATGTTCTCCCCGTGGGTGGTGTTCGGTGCGGCCGCGTTCATCGGACTCACCAATGCCCCGGTCTCGGCGGTCCTGGGCATCCTGACGATCGAGGCCACCCCGGACGAGCTGCGCGGTCGGATCCTGGGGGCGCAGAACGCCCTCGTACTCGGTGCACCCGCCCTCGTCACCGCGCCCATCGCCGCCATCGCCGCAGGCGTCGGGCTGCCTGCCGCAGGCATCGTCCTCGCCGCGATCACCGGGATCACGGCGCTCATCGCACTGGTGATCCCGGTGTTCCGTTCGCTGGACGACGTGCGGGCCGAGGACGAGCCTGCCGTGGTCGACGCGGATCCGATGGAGGTCGCGCAGGCCGCTCTCAATCCGCCGATGGTTCCGTCGAGCGTTCCCGAGGAGCCGGCCGCCCAGGAACCCTCGGCCGAGGAACAGCCTGGTTCCAGCGCGACAGAGCCCGCGGGTGCGGTGCGCTGA